CATGTAGCCCTGGTTTTACAGACAAGGCCTAAGCCAAgccccagactaaaatgtaagtccgagctgtttcaactgaaagaaacttgcactgattgatcttaaaatatgtcattacccttgttttgtctcaagatacACAGcagtaatgtttttgtttttctaaggcatgtttataaaaattacttaCACAAGAATTCACAAGAAGATGCAACAGAATTAACCATGTAATCAGAACTACAACTCCAAGATTGCTCCTCTATCTCAGAGAAACTCTGGGGATTTGGATTGGCAAACACTAGGCATTTGGTCTGAGACCTTAATTTAGaaagataattaaataattaatatagttatataaaagttaaaaaatggTAAAGTAAGCACAGAAGGACAAGCAAACCAGTTGTTTTTCAAGTCAATCAAATGAATCATGTGGCAGatcataattagattttatttcatttttttttaccttataatcaccctcaagtcatcctagtgTGTATGACTTCCTTCTCTTAGACGAATCCAGTtgtagttatattaaaaaaaagtgtctaacGGTTCTGGGGAGGTGAACAAAGTCCTCCTTTAGCGAATCGATGcatttatgaaagaaaaataacCACATTTAAGACctaataatcaatttaatctagcttgcgctcactgttgtacgcagaagcagttccgggggaatgatgtatgaggtcagcagtttttatggatgggtgctttttatttcacttgtttTGGACTGAAGTACggcaacacctgctgagtggcattaaacTGCTTGAAAGAtcagagacattttttttatagaactcTGACTGAAtctgtctgaaagaagaaagtcatacacaccttgAATGACTtgtgggtgagtaatttatgggcaaattttcattttggggtgaactaaccctttaagtgcctTGTTTTGCCATGACTTATATGGCGCTACAGACCCAGTGGTCACTGGCTTCTACAACCATGCCTGCAGCTCGAAATTGGGCCGCAACCTTATGCTTCTCTGAACAGCATGTTCCACAAGTAAAGAAGACAAGTAAAGGAAagggaaaaggaaaggaaaggacgtGATGTGTGGTCAAGTATGTTGACCTTGTTctctgcatttcacccatccaTGACAGCAGTGAGAACTGAACCACACACCCAATGCTGAgacacctggggagcagttgggtatGCCTTGCAGGGTCTCATCTCAGTCATGATatcaaatcaattaaaaaaaaactttgtgagGATTTTTATAGCCTATTTACTTTTCTAATCTCCATTACAAAGAACAATacttagtttatttaaatttaattaaaaaactttttaaactttaacaattaaaataatttaacagctCAGttcataataacataaaaataagaacaatatgTTTCAGCTTACATAatgtgaaagtgattttttttttaatgataacgAAACTTATACATCTATACACGATAACACACAAAAGAAAGATGAATTAAACAAATACTATTTAGTGTTCAGGAAATCATACGGATGTACAACCCAACACAGTAGTCAGAAAACCCTATAATCTGAAAGATACAGGGAGATTGTTAGGCTACACCATGTTTCTTTCGCTCAACTTTCTTTTACACGCGTGATTTTCCTGAAAAGGGCAGATGTCTTCCTGGCATTCCCAGCACGGCTGAATATCATGGCCAACAGAAGCGTCGAGATGGCAAAGACTGCAGCCGCCGGTTTTCAGCTTACTTTGAATCATCCGTCGAAGCTCCCTGCGTTTCGAGTCATCCACACAGCACGCCACGTCTACCACACTGATGCGCTTGGGGTCCCACACGCAATCCTCCTCGCGACCAGACTTGATGGCGGAGATGTTGCTTTTTGGCGGAACCCACGCGCAGTCGTACCCGCTGCGGTGCCACGATTTCTGGAGAGGGTGATTGTCACAGTCTATTTTCTTCACTTTTCCCACTCGCACCTTCAGTTTAAAAACGACTTTGTCGTTCTTGTCAGTTTTTGGCGGGTAACATTTGGCTTTGGCAATGTTACGACTGACATAAACCCCCTGGCCCAGCATTCCATCTTTAGAGGGTTCAAATCCTTTATTAATGATGGTCACGGCGTTTTTCAAATGTGTGCCGTGGAACATTGTATATTCACGGCCAGACTCCGGTTCCTGGTTCTCAGACAGAGACTTGGTGCGGTCTTTAACAGCTTTCCAGCCAAAGAAAGACACAACTTCCTCCATTCTAAAATTGAAAACGACAATTAAATAGTTTACACAAACTAAAACAAgcttttatgtttaaaatgtattcacattTACTCACCTCATTCAGTATCTTCTATGTTAACCGGTAACTTTCTACTTTCGATTTCGTTTCATAAGAAAaacaacgagagagagagagagagagagagagagagagagagagagagaacatcgCGAGATTCTAAAGCGGTTTGCCTTTGTTATCGTCAATCCCACGAAACAAGCTTCACACTAAGGATGTTTTATAGATGtgttataaaaaacaacaaacgtTTAACATCCCCATGACAAGTTgcctattttttaaataacctaggcTATAAAGGCATATTTTACAGATAGAGTACTGTCCCTCTGGAACATTTCTGATGCACagtaacaaaaaaactaaacttttcaTCATTTGATCAACCATCCATTACAACTTTGATTTAACGTTAAAGGTTATGGAAGCAAGTTCTTAAAAGCTAGGTTAtatccctttatttattttttcccccttttccaGTGGTGACAAGCATGAATCATCCAGCCATTAAACCAGTCTTTAAATAGCCTAGCCAGGTACCCCGTATACCTAATTTCCTCcgaaaggatatatatatatatatatatatatatatatatatatatatatatatatatatatatatatataaaattaaaaacacctaGAAaccatatatttgtatatttgggattctgcttatattttctcttgtCTTGATCTTAATGTGGCACTGAGAAAAATGACcttcctcttttttctttttttattaaggttttaattcGGCTGTCACACTCTCAATTTTTCAACAGTGCAGCCTTAATAGTGTACTCTGATCTACAGTAGGCTAGATGCAAATTATTAAGAAACGTCTCCAAGCCAGTTATTTGCATTTAACCAAATGATGAAGGCTTCACAAGCGAAACCATGTGAAGGGTATGAATAATGTGCGTGAGCTTGACCATACGTACGTATGTCTGCTTGGCTTTTTAAATCTTCTTTCTTCCTTTGGTATAATGAATGTGGTGTATGAGTGCTGCTGGAATAGAAAACAAAACTGAAGAACTGAGAAACCTGACCGCGCTCAGCTAACATTATGATGGAGACAGGTGAGAGTTACTGAGATTGTTCATGAgaaaattattactattttttttttcgatGTTCAGTTTGTAACGCATTACTGGGGTTGTAGCTACATTTAGCCTACATTTAAATGTGCTTACGtaagtatttttaaattataattaaacaccGTTGTTGTGTTACAAATGTTTGTCGACGACAGCATATTTGTTTATAGCCTAATAATATATTTGTTCGCTCTTTTCATATAAATGTAGGCTGTAGGCTATTTAAAACATCTACTAGCTAAATCTACCTTTTCTGAGAAAAATTACGTCgctttaaagtaaatgtttatttaagaaaaaaaaaccttccttggCCCTATtgtaaaacttaataaataaataaataaaacaattaaataactaTACATATTAAAATCTGTATGGCAACGGACACGAGCAAATTAAATGCTTTGGAACGGATTTTACATAGGCTTAATGAACGTTATTACGCAATAACAGAAATGGGAAGtaaacaatacaaaattatatcTGTAGGCtacatcagtgtgtatttgacactctgatttcatttttatttattattttcctaaGAATTAGTTTAGTCCCAGGTGAAAATAACAGTGGTCTTAGTGGTCAGACCAGAGAGTGTAGTAAATAAGACTAAAGGTAGTCATTTTCTTCAATCAAACCAGGGACAACATTAGCATTTCAAGCCCTCTCTTGTCTTAATCTATAAATCAACTGCCATTTATGGCTGTGAATGGGTGGATTATGATATCAGGCAAAATAATGATGGGTGCACACCCTAGACCACAGGTGTGTgtcgaagagagagagagaaagacaagatAAGAGTCTAACACTGAAAACGGAAACGGGCCATATCAGAATACAAGAAAACATGAGAGAAATTCCATTCCTAAAAACACAACTACTGTTTGCCTATGGATCTGAAATATGCCAATTCCCAATACTGCAAATTATTCAGCAGTATTTAACACTAaatgttttacaattattttccCCAGGCCGGGGTGTGAAAAATAGTTAAGTGTGTGCTCTCAGTTActgtatattaacatattttatagCAGGATTTATTCATTTAGAGATTAACATTTCTGAAAGGTTTAGTTTGTTTTCTATTGAAACTTAAGTCCATGCGTGGCTGATGTTTGAATAGAGTTGATGGAATCTCCATTCACAAGAACATGAACTCCAGCATaatgtttatgttatttaaattacTGAACTGTATGAATAGCTGCTGATCAAGAGCACTTAAAGTGTATAAAATCTATTTTACTCACACAGTTTCCACCCCTAAACCATGCTATCACatcaacaaaagaaaacaagcatGAATTTTTGCAATTATGACAATTAGGGACTTATTTGTAAGAAATGCATActgtttaaaacacattcagttttatATTTAACACATTATATTGATCTTATTTGTAttatgagtttatttttaaaaaaaaattgttgttgtacACAATGGTTTAAGCAATAAAATCTGTTTGCTTTTATCCACAGTCCaacttttaacaaatattttaaagttaaaaatgtaaatacttttaatttaaaaaaaaagtttgaatagtTTGGTAAGGTCTGTATTACTGAAGCTACAGGTCAGAAGAAAGCATGGGCCTTTTCGaagttataaataaaagaaagattactagattttacaagaaaacaccaTTTCTTTCTTCAAAGAAGTCTTTCTTCTTCAAAAATATATGTTGAATTCAATGTACTACTATTGTGAATGAACAGTGCAAATTAATATTCTGCAAAACCATGAATCTAGTAGTTTCCAGTAAAGACAAGCCTGTGAACTCTGGGGAATTATGCAAAAGATACTTATAGCAAACTTACTGTGAACTGGTGTTTTAAATTTATCTGTAGGGATTTCCCAAGTGATGTTTTTATTCCCAAAAAGACTTGTTTATATCCACACTGTTTGGCTAACGTTGCTTTGTTGAACCGTAAAAGTCACAGCTCTGAAAGTATAATGTCACTATCAATGTGGAAAGCTTTTGGAAGAGATGtctttattatatattcatataaatacatgaatcccccccccccccccccacacacacacacacatttacttgcCGGTAATTCATATTATATCATTCATACTAACCAGAAGGTTTATAAAGCATGGCATTcttgtttttcatcttttttaatgatttattttctttgtttcctAACACCAGACATTAAACATCgtaaatacatttctttctctccacagAGTATTCCAAGCGAGTATACCAAGGTGTCAGAGTCAAGCACACAGTCAAAGACCTTCTTGCAGAGAAGCGATTACGACAAACAAATGCACCCCGGTTCAGTGTAAGTTAGCCATCCTTCTTACTGTCTGGTCTGATTTTCTCACATATTATCTTGATCATTCCATTTCCAGAAGTATTTTACTCTTTTTGTCTTTAGCGTAGTATCTAAATCCAAGAACTTTACATTCACAACATTCAAGCAAATATAAGTGAAAGATATCTCTCACACAGCAACACTGTTTAGCGCATGCTTGTCACGTCCCTGTTACTTTTAAGAGATAAATATCACCTGCCAACATCAGATCTACCTTCCTGAAAGGGGACAGACAGGTATTGTTCCCAGTAGACAGTTAAACTCAAGCCTTAACTGAGGTTATCACTGGGGTTTGCTACAAAATACAAAAGAACAGACAGTCCTTGTGCTAAAGTGAACTCTGGGTGAAATTTTtgtctgcttttgttttgtttggtgtcCTTATTGAAACTAATGGACCAGTCGGTTCATGCAAATGCCTCAGATGAGGTGATTGtcctctttaaatatatatatatatttatgaacaaCAGTCTAGCAAAGAGATACACATAACATATTCTACATgatgaattaaaaacattatagaaataaatagtTAATTACAATAAGAATTCTCTTTACAGAATATCCAGGAAAAGTGCCTCTATGTGCGGCATGTAGTGCCTGCAAGTCTCTGACAAAGAACGATATCTACTAAACAAATTATCTTTATTCCACTGCGTTCTTCCCCAGCACACCACTGAGTCAACTGGGGTATGTTCCCAGTCATCCAATGATTTCCTTAGATCCTTGTGGCAAAATCTCATGAGAAGAGCACACACTCCACCGGAGGGAAGTGTTCATTTAGAGCGAGGGGGGAGCGCTGTTGTGACACTGGCAAATCATATTCAAATATCCTCCCACATGATTTGCCTGGCTTTCAACAGAACAAGCACCAAAACTTGCCTTCCTGTCTTTTTCTCCATATTCTCACTGGCTTCACTGTTTCTCTTTGCCTTTATGTTGTAGGGAGATTCATTACATGCCGTCTTCTTAAGTGAAGTTTAACACACATAGACAGACTGTGTTAGTGTCAACTGACTCTCTTACTTTTTTGGTTTTCAGACAAGCAGTAGTTCCTCTCAGCCAGCTTTTGTGCCAATGCCTGGTGAGTCCGTCTGGTAAATCTTATACGCACCTAGATCTAATTAGATAGACAGGTGTGCTCAGTGAGAGGCTAATTCCTCTTGAATCAGGGAGTTAACAGAATTTCCTGCTTCCTCTTACAGGATCGCATATGCTTCCTGGTTACTACAGTATGCGAAGATCCTTCCTCCCAGACTCAGAGCTCTGCCATCCCATgaagcagtactcaccagacacTTATTCTTCGGGGCTGGGAAGCAAGGCCTTCTCGTACGACCACCCCTCCTCTTACCCTTCCTTCATTGACAGCTACTACACTCCTGATTCATATGGAGATTACAGAGGGCCAACATCTTATTCCACCAGCGGAGGGTCACTGTTTCCACCATCTACATTACCAACACTACTACCAAGTCTGTCTGGAGAGACATCGTCACACTTGCATTTGGTATTCACACTTCCTGCAGCTGATATTATTTGGGTCAATGATGTATAAAAATCTCTCTCATTTATTGTAAAACTCATCTGACAAgttctgtttgtgtttatgttggtTTTTATATGGTTATAATTCaatggctcaaaaaaaaaaaaatctgccaagaagaaataagaataagaattcaCATTGTTAACaagcacatttataaatatattttgcaagGAATTCgttttttcacaaatataatgaatttgtaaatattgtataatgtaatataaGTGGTGAGTTGcaccacttatttttatttattttttataagaaattaatacCTTTATTCAGCTAGGACATTAAAATAttcacaatgttacaaaagatttcaaggTTTCTCTCATAAGAgaattttaaaagtaataaatgacttttgaaaaaacctttgaacagtattATACAACCTGATAAAATGACaaagttgttttatatataacaaactttttttttcatatacaaaATTTGTTACCAAAAAAATCcccaagaaataataataaaggattaTGCAAAACTACTTCTATGCCAAACAggttttttgtcttgtttctttatacatataaaaattaattttaatacagaaatgtatttttgaatgaattaatagaTATGAGAATGTCATTGACCCCTTTTCTAaccacattaataaaaaaaaaaaaagattaataagcAATGGTGTTTCTCTATGCTACAGAGAGACCCCTGGGATCAGCCATCGGAAGACCCGGTCAGTCAGTCAGAAGTCATATGTCCTGAGGGTCCAGCTTCTGTGGCAGACTCCCCATCCCTGGGAGGGCCTGACTCTGGGAGTTCCTCTCCATACCGTCTATCCTCTGGGCGCAGTGGAAGCTCCATCCCATCCAGCTCTCAGACTTATACCCTACAACCCTTGGAAGACGTCCCGTACCCAGCAGCATCCTACACCTCTGCTTCCAGCTACTCCTGCCCACCGTACATGACCACACCTGGAGATCTGGCTGTGGTGAAGATGACACCTGTCACCTCAGAGGAGGCTGCTGGTGGAGTGGTGTCTCTCAGTGACACTACATCCTGGGCTAAAGATGATGGAACTGGCTCCTGGTTGTCATATGAGACTCGGAGGGCTTTTTAAGAGGCTTAAATGACAATACAAAGACTGTGGACTGATCATTTGCAATGACACAGTCTCTTTATCCTTATAGAGAAGGAGATCATATAGGTTCATCATCACCTCCTCAAAAAATGCTGGTCACGATATACAATTTTAAACTGTTTATATGTTTAATGATACAGCAAAAAATATGTGTTAATAGTTTAGTTAATTCAGGGTTTAATTATGCATCTTACATGCCCAGGCGTTCAAGAATAAATTAGAAGAAATGCTcgcttttttcccctttcttaGATTTTCAATAAGCCCTCCTAAGACTGGTCTCGATTATAAATCGCAAATGATATCAAAGAACACTTTTTAAACAACAAGCATGTTAGACTTCTTTCAGGAAtggcaatatgaaaaataaacatgttttggtTTGAAGAAAGTGTCTTATCTTTATAGAACAGAACTGAAGGAGCCGACGAGCGCTGTTGTTAGGGCGCCACCTCATTGTTAAGTAAGGCCCACTTGGTGACATGAgtaaatgagaaaacaaacacatcgCCTGTGCAAATATATCTCACTTCAGTCAACTTATCTCTTATAAGTCATACATTTATCATGCAATTAAACGCCTaactaataaacaaaacattaatgtatgttttaaaatatacaagtcaaaataagttatttactTTTGTACTAATTTTCATAAGGGCTTCTATTGGCGAGCCACAGCGTTGCTAGgagctttttgtttttttccgtCTGGACAGCAGCGCACGTCAAACTTTCTGAAGTTTGATTTACATTTCTTATGTTAGCATATTGctttttcagatgaaagttaCGTGTACTAGTCTTACTGGCCAACTTTACCTTCAATATTATGAATCGTTAAATAGACGTTGTTTTGCAGTTCAGATGTTAAAGTAGatctcagaggaaaaaaaaaaaaacatgtaacgtTAACCTGCTAGCTTAGCCAAGTTTGTCCATTTCGTCTGTAATGCTTTAGTTAGAGGCTACTGCCATGTGAAGAAAACTTCCTAAATGATATCCCTAAGTGTGTCCACTTTATATTCACTTGTACTAGCTTTTTACCTGAAAAGTCACCGGACTTCCTCTTGGACAATGTTTCCTCGCTGATGATGGATCAGTATCATATTTTGGAGGTTATCGGGGAAGGGTGATTCGGCCTAGTGTACAAAGGCCGCAGGAAGTTTAGCGGCCAGGTGAGCGCTGCATGTGCGCCACAATGTCAGAAATGATGAGCCTTGTTTCCCATTTTGAACTGAATTTCAGGGGCATTTTTATGAGTGTTTACCCCCCTAAATATGTAACACCATCACATCACCTCCATATAAGTCAAAtctcaattgaaaaaaaaaaaaaaagaacgattgtaaaccaatcagaatcaaacatTCTAGAGTCTTGTGGTAGCCAATACATTTGAATAAGTGACTTGACTCtgaatacaaaacaataaataaataaatataatagtatcTGACTTTATGAAAGACAGAGTCCCTCTCTGAGTAACAtcaaccatttttattttctagGTCGTGGCTCTGAAGTTTATTCCCAAAGTTGGCCTGCGCAGTTTGAAAAGAGAGACTGACATCATAAGGGGGCTTAAGCATCCCAACATAGTGCTGCTTTTAGACAGCTTTGAGACAGAGAGGGAGGTATGATTGTCACGATCTACTCCCAAGTCACGTTACATTTGCTACTGTTGCATCTCTCTTCCATAACCTGGTGCTTCCAGTATAACGGCTTGTCGAAATGAAATATAGCTCCCAGGGATCACAATTTTCACATTCAAATCTCTATGGAATAATTTTCGTTGGCAAAATGTAGTTTATGTTTAGACGTTAGGATATTGGCATCGGCACAAATGCACTAAGCTTGGGACTTTGATCTTCCCATAAAGAGtgtaactgaaaaaaagaaatattggtgagaacagtttaaaaaaaaaaaacagaatttgtgTCAGAGGAATAATTAGAGCATGTATTCCTCTGGCAGGTGGTGGTGGTAACTGAGTATGCAGAGGGTGAGCTGTTTCAGA
The sequence above is drawn from the Carassius auratus strain Wakin chromosome 5, ASM336829v1, whole genome shotgun sequence genome and encodes:
- the LOC113074489 gene encoding uncharacterized protein C11orf53 homolog — its product is MMETEYSKRVYQGVRVKHTVKDLLAEKRLRQTNAPRFSTSSSSSQPAFVPMPGSHMLPGYYSMRRSFLPDSELCHPMKQYSPDTYSSGLGSKAFSYDHPSSYPSFIDSYYTPDSYGDYRGPTSYSTSGGSLFPPSTLPTLLPSLSGETSSHLHLRDPWDQPSEDPVSQSEVICPEGPASVADSPSLGGPDSGSSSPYRLSSGRSGSSIPSSSQTYTLQPLEDVPYPAASYTSASSYSCPPYMTTPGDLAVVKMTPVTSEEAAGGVVSLSDTTSWAKDDGTGSWLSYETRRAF
- the LOC113074480 gene encoding uncharacterized protein LOC113074480; this encodes MRMEEVVSFFGWKAVKDRTKSLSENQEPESGREYTMFHGTHLKNAVTIINKGFEPSKDGMLGQGVYVSRNIAKAKCYPPKTDKNDKVVFKLKVRVGKVKKIDCDNHPLQKSWHRSGYDCAWVPPKSNISAIKSGREEDCVWDPKRISVVDVACCVDDSKRRELRRMIQSKLKTGGCSLCHLDASVGHDIQPCWECQEDICPFQENHACKRKLSERNMV